The Acetonema longum DSM 6540 genome includes a region encoding these proteins:
- a CDS encoding 2-keto-3-deoxygluconate permease translates to MKIKASIEKIPGGMMIVPLFLGALVNTFLPDFGKTFGSFTGALMSGALSILAVFYVCMGATIDLKATPQILKKGGALLGAKILTGAILAIVASQFIPNGYIDSGFFAGLSVLAIVAAVNDTNGGLYMALMGQFGKKEDVGAYSVMSLESGS, encoded by the coding sequence ATGAAAATTAAAGCGTCTATTGAAAAGATCCCTGGTGGCATGATGATTGTTCCACTATTTTTGGGAGCACTTGTTAATACCTTTCTTCCTGACTTCGGCAAGACGTTCGGTTCGTTTACCGGTGCGCTGATGAGCGGCGCTTTATCGATTCTGGCAGTGTTCTACGTTTGCATGGGTGCGACCATTGATTTGAAGGCCACTCCGCAAATTCTGAAAAAGGGCGGCGCATTGTTAGGCGCAAAAATTTTGACAGGCGCCATTCTCGCTATAGTTGCATCTCAATTTATACCAAACGGATATATTGATTCGGGTTTTTTCGCAGGACTGTCTGTTCTGGCCATTGTGGCGGCTGTGAACGACACCAACGGTGGTCTATATATGGCGTTGATGGGGCAGTTCGGCAAAAAAGAAGATGTGGGGGCTTATTCTGTAATGAGCCTGGAATCCGGGTCCC